The Podarcis raffonei isolate rPodRaf1 chromosome 2, rPodRaf1.pri, whole genome shotgun sequence genome window below encodes:
- the LOC128404912 gene encoding LOW QUALITY PROTEIN: actin-related protein 2/3 complex subunit 1A-like (The sequence of the model RefSeq protein was modified relative to this genomic sequence to represent the inferred CDS: inserted 2 bases in 1 codon), giving the protein MSLHQFLLEPITCHAWNRDQTQIAISPNNHEVHIYKKSGNQWVKAHELKEHNRHTTGIDWAPKSDHIVTCGADHNAYVWSQKEGVWKPTLVILRINRAATFVKWSLLENKFAVGSGARLISVCYFESENDWWVSKHIKKPIRSTVLSLDWHPNNVLLAAGSCDFKCRVFSAYIKEADEKPASTPWGSKMLFGQLTAEFGGAGSGGWVHSVSFSASGNRLAWVSHDSTVSVADAPKNMMISQLKTEFLPLLXVSFVSENDSSVVAAGHDCCPMLFSCDDHGTLTFVSKLDIPKQSIQRNISAMERFRNMDKRATTEDHNTTLETLHQNSITQVSIYEVDKRDCRKFCTTGIDGAMTIWDFKTLESSIQGLQIM; this is encoded by the exons ATGTCTCTGCACCAGTTCTTACTAGAGCCAATAACCTGTCACGCCTGGAACAGGGACCAAACTCAGATTGCCATTAGCCCTAATAATCATGAAGTTCACATCTATAAGAAGAGTGGGAACCAGTGGGTGAAAGCTCATGAGCTCAAAGAGCACAATAGACACACCACAGGCATTGACTGGGCCCCCAAGAGCGACCACATTGTCACTTGTGGTGCTGACCATAACGCTTACGTCTGGAGTCAGAAGGAAGGAGTGTGGAAGCCAACACTGGTGATTCTGAGGATCAACCGAGCAGCCACCTTTGTGAAGTGGTCTCTTTTGGAGAACAAATTTGCTGTTGGAAGTGGAGCTCGACTCATATCTGTGTGCTACTTTGAGTCTGAAAATGACTGGTGGGTGAGCAAGCACATTAAGAAGCCCATTCGCTCCACTGTTCTTAGCCTAGATTGGCACCCCAACAATGTTCTGCTTGCAGCAGGATCCTGTGATTTCAAATGCAGAGTGTTTTCAGCTTACATTAAGGAAGCGGATGAGAAACCGGCCAGCACACCCTGGGGATCCAAAATGCTCTTTGGGCAGCTGACGGCTGAATTTGGTGGTGCAGGAAGTGGTGGTTGGGTCCACAGCGTCAGTTTTTCCGCCAGTGGCAACCGCCTTGCCTGGGTCAGCCATGATAGCACTGTGTCGGTTGCAGATGCCCCCAAAAACATGATGATCTCGCAATTGAAAACAGAATTCCTCCCATTGCT AGTGTCGTTCGTCTCGGAGAACGACAGCAGTGTGGTTGCTGCTGGCCATGATTGCTGCCCGATGCTCTTCAGCTGTGACGACCATGGTACCCTCACCTTTGTCTCCAAGCTGGACATTCCCAAGCAGAGCATACAACGCAATATTTCGGCCATGGAACGTTTCCGCAACATGGACAAGAGAGCCACTACAGAGGATCACAACACTACTTTGGAGACGCTGCATCAGAACAGCATCACCCAAGTGTCTATTTATGAGGTGGACAAACGAGATTGCCGCAAGTTCTGCACCACTGGTATTGATGGAGCAATGACCATCTGGGACTTCAAGACATTAGAGTCCTCGATCCAGGGGCTGCAGATCATGTAA